From the Temnothorax longispinosus isolate EJ_2023e unplaced genomic scaffold, Tlon_JGU_v1 HiC_scaffold_82, whole genome shotgun sequence genome, one window contains:
- the LOC139825042 gene encoding uncharacterized protein, translating to MSFEEKYKRSKTLYPEKQLNLSEYLKENLPGDSMEDSTKEQIHKMEEAQISDKEVEIIPSENTLEKKQTVSPFSPSYIKMCSRTNLESTIFDHTWTIEQYKRFSTIKHMIPSFPEIDQCEILMNVLRDDSSSIKAIKLNILTNNSFYGSCTTTLKALSGKYIPSKYISGHISNMTLLIEVLTSNVRFDLGNTLVVNCRFEIFRNLINNTISMNLLPWSTELSRNVEYCENSSFDKLAFKDEESIKFIVEGKPYVIPKKSLCATNSSYFKNICLTEEIEKDMINELETDKEIQSFKQILLYIATGSIEQCYYDRYDWLKDLLTAADKYDVPSLKLACEHYLLHFITINNAIELLQFALSSNAKCLETHSANFIKFHIIEIRDTKEFRNLPPEDFNKITELIEKSEVEISTHHHSLLPFKTDKEFTFANIGV from the exons ATGTCGTTCGAggagaaatataaaagatctAAGACTCTTTATCCagagaaacaattaaatttatctgaaTATTTAAAGGAAAATTTACCGGGAGATTCAATGGAAGATTCAACGAAAGagcaaatacataaaatggaAGAGGCGCAA atttctgACAAAGAAGTTGAGATTATCCCTAGTGAGAATACTCTGGAAAAGAAACAGACAGTATCGCCATTTTCACCTTCGTATATCAAGATGTGTTCTCGAACAAATCTTGAATCTACTATATTTGATCATACATGGACAATTGAACAATATAAGCGTTTTTCGACGATCAAACATATGATTCCGTCGTTTCCAGAAATAGATCAATGCGAGATTCTAATGAATGTTTTACGTGACGATAGTTCATCGATTAAggcaataaaattgaatatacttactaataattcattttatgGTTCATGTACCACTACTCTAAAGGCACTATCTGGAAAGTATATACCCTCAAAATACATTTCAGGTCATATATCGAATATGACATTGTTAATTGAGGTCTTGACATCGAACGTTAGGTTTGATCTTGGAAATACTCTTGTAGTAAATTGCCggtttgaaatttttcgtaatctgataaataatactatatcTATGAATTTACTGCCATGGTCAACAGAACTTTCCAGAAATGTGGAATATTGTGAAAACTCGAGCTTTGATAAGCTAGCGTTTAAAGATGAGGaatcaatcaaatttatagTGGAAGGAAAACCATATGTTATACCAAAAAAATCGTTGTGCGCCACCAACAGTAGTTACTTTAAGAATATCTGCCTTACAgaggaaatagaaaaagatatgaTAAATGAATTAGAAACGGATAAGGAAATACAATCttttaaacagattttattatatattgcaacTGGCTCAATAGAACAATGTTATTATGATAGATATGACTGgcttaaagatttattaacagCAGCTGATAAGTATGATGTACCAAGTTTAAAATTAGCGTGTGAACATTATTTGCTACACTTTATTACTATTAACAATGCTATAGAACTTCTACAGTTTGCGCTTTCGTCTAATGCAAAATGTTTAGAAACACATTcggcaaattttattaaatttcacataattGAAATTAGAGATACTAAAGAATTTCGAAATCTACCACCAgaagattttaataagataacgGAATTGATTGAGAAAAGTGAAGTTGAAATCAGTACTCATCATCATTCTTTGTTACCGTTTAAGACAGATAAGGAATTTACATTTGCAAATATTGGAGTGTAA
- the LOC139825039 gene encoding uncharacterized protein, which produces MKYNDSLKVKSINKFNRIIKKRNIVADPFSRIDKSKWLVNISNSNKRIPNSVSDFLCLGDKFALPINQFDKKDRENSVLETIKNFEVNAHRFPENAVNGVRESLTDSLHRYLVNKNHVDLVDRCILNRYAECKKFLRENHDVFVTKADKGQVTVIMDRDEYLTKMTDLLKDESTYKKLKKDPIRQISLKLNELVRSWRDSGIIEDTDYKRLNCTNGNLPRCYGLPKIHKNGFPLRIIVSALGSPLYNVASFLHSILHHSIRPPKSHIKDSWSFVREIKDIEINTDEVLVSLDVTALFTNIPKELVLRGIEKCWQDISGNTKLNLPQFLHAIELVLGSTSFSFNGDTYEQIFGSPMGSPLSPILADIVMEDLETHCLAMLNFSLSFFRRYVDDVIAVIPKDKIGDVLDAFNNYHPRLKFTHELEVNGAIPFLDTLIIKNGNRLLTNWHRKPTFSGRYVNYFSNHPLKYKYNTITSLVDHAILLSDKQFHSSNIKIVRDILRNNCFPEELIDKQINNRLKELKHRNNITDCNNVSRYFRRPEVHCASLH; this is translated from the coding sequence ATGAAATATAATGATTCTCTAAAGGTTAAATCTATCAACAAAtttaacagaataataaaaaaacgaaacaTTGTGGCAGATCCTTTTTCGAGGATAGACAAATCGAAATGGTTAGTCAACAttagtaatagtaataagcGGATACCGAACTCGGTGTCAGATTTTCTGTGTTTGGGAGATAAATTTGCGTTACCGATTAACCAATTCGATAAAAAAGACCGCGAAAATTCCGTTTTAGAAACAATAAAGAATTTCGAAGTTAATGCTCACAGGTTTCCGGAAAATGCGGTAAATGGTGTACGTGAGTCGCTAACGGATTCTTTACATAGATATTTAGTGAATAAAAACCACGTAGATTTGGTCGATCGCTGCATATTAAATAGATACGCggaatgcaaaaaatttttacgagaAAACCACGATGTCTTCGTCACGAAGGCTGACAAGGGTCAGGTCACTGTTATTATGGACAGGGATGAATACTTGACAAAAATGACTGATTTACTTAAAGATGAGTCCacgtacaaaaaattaaagaaagatccTATTAGACAAATCTCCTTGAAATTAAATGAACTTGTCAGATCGTGGCGAGACAGTGGTATTATCGAGGACACGGACTACAAGCGTTTAAATTGCACCAACGGGAATCTCCCACGTTGTTACGGGCTGCCAAAGATCCATAAAAATGGTTTTCCTCTACGGATTATTGTTTCGGCTTTGGGAAGTCCCTTATATAACGTAGCGTCCTTTCTCCACAGTATCTTGCATCACTCTATTCGCCCACCTAAGTCTCACATCAAGGACAGTTGGTCCTTTGTAAGAGAAATCAAGGACATTGAGATTAATACTGACGAGGTACTCGTTTCCCTCGATGTAACGGCTCTTTTCACCAACATCCCGAAGGAGTTAGTTCTCAGAGGAATAGAAAAATGTTGGCAGGATATCTCTGGTAACACGAAGCTTAATTTGCCGCAATTTTTGCATGCTATTGAGCTGGTACTGGGATCTACGAGTTTCAGTTTTAATGGTGACACATATGAACAGATCTTTGGCAGTCCGATGGGATCTCCGCTTTCACCAATATTAGCGGATATTGTGATGGAGGATTTAGAGACTCACTGTCTTGCTATGCTTAATTTTTCTCTGTCGTTTTTCCGCCGTTATGTCGATGATGTTATTGCTGTAATTCCTAAGGATAAAATTGGGGATGTCCTTGACGCGTTTAATAACTATCACCCCCGTTTAAAATTTACTCACGAATTGGAGGTAAATGGGGCCATCCCCTTTCTAGATACTCTCATCATCAAAAATGGCAACAGGCTTTTGACTAATTGGCACAGGAAACCCACGTTCTCGGGCCGATATGTAAATTACTTTTCCAACCATCCattgaaatacaaatataatacaatcacAAGCCTTGTTGACCATGCAATTTTACTTTCGGATAAACAATTTCACAGttccaatattaaaattgtgagGGACATCCTTAGGAATAATTGCTTCCCAGAAGAGCTGATTGATAAGCAAATTAACAAcagattaaaagaattaaaacatcGCAATAACATCACCGACTGTAATAATGTAAGCAGGTACTTTCGACGCCCGGAAGTACATTGCGCTTCCTTACATTAA
- the LOC139825040 gene encoding cytochrome P450 4c3-like: MGYKLNAQKNYNDEYVKAVDRVASIVQMRFTNVWISSDSIFKLTTVGKEHDHLIRVIQELVDKVIVERKAQWKFKCDNNYNDATKKKRALLDLLLEISDSGTVLSDEDIREEVNTFMYAGHDTMATSISWTLYVLGRHPEYQEKIVDEYNDVLGNDEITLENIHKLTWLDACIKEQWRLYPVVPLIARQIYKPIEIIGNQIPSGSTVLINSYLLHRDARHFPEPEIYRPERFLSDGLKLPPYAFIPFSAGSRNCVGWKFATLVIKVAVLNVLKAYRVEAFDREDQLRLISELVLVNANGLRLKITPRE; the protein is encoded by the exons ATGGGCTATAAACTTAACGCACAAAAGAACTACAATGATGAATACGTTAAAGCTGTGGATAG AGTCGCATCCATTGTACAGATGCGATTCACAAACGTGTGGATCTCGTCGGATTCCATTTTTAAACTGACCACAGTAGGCAAGGAGCACGACCATTTAATTCGTGTGATCCAGGAATTAGTCGACAAG GTAATCGTCGAAAGAAAGGCTCAATGGAAATTCAAATGTGATAATAACTACAACGATGCGACGAAGAAGAAACGAGCTCTCCTGGATTTGCTGTTGGAGATATCGGATAGCGGCACCGTCCTTTCAGACGAGGACATTCGCGAAGAAGTGAATACTTTTATGTACGCTGGACACGACACGATGGCCACCAGCATATCCTGGACACTTTACGTGCTGGGACGACATCCCGAATATCAA GAAAAAATTGTGGACGAATACAACGACGTGCTGGGCAATGACGAGATTACCTTGGAAAATATACACAAATTAACGTGGTTGGATGCCTGTATCAAGGAACAGTGGAGATTGTATCCGGTGGTTCCGCTTATAGCGAGGCAAATTTATAAACCGattgaaataa tcGGCAATCAAATCCCATCGGGCTCGACAGTTCTTATCAACTCCTATTTGCTGCATCGCGACGCCCGTCACTTCCCGGAGCCAGAGATTTATCGTCCGGAACGATTCTTATCTGACGGCCTCAAGTTACCCCCTTACGCCTTCATCCCATTCAGCGCCGGCTCGCGCAATTGCGTTGGCTGGAAGTTCGCCACGCTAGTTATTAAAGTAGCCGTCTTGAACGTGCTGAAAGCCTACCGCGTGGAGGCTTTCGATAGGGAGGACCAGTTGCGCCTTATATCCGAATTGGTGTTGGTCAACGCAAACGGACTTCGTCTCAAAATCACCCCGCGCGAATGA